One window from the genome of Streptomyces sp. NBC_00708 encodes:
- a CDS encoding CoA transferase, which translates to MSAPAAPPLTGLRVVDLATLFAGPLCATMLGDFGAEVIKVEHPTRPDPSRGHGPAKDGIGLWWKLLGRNKRNLTLDLSAPEGRDLLLRLAADTDVIIENFRPGTLERWGLGPDELHAVNPRLVLVRVTGFGQFGPYSHRPGFGTLAEAMSGFAAITGEPDGPPTLPPFGLADSIAALATAYAVMAALAGRDRTGEGQVVDMAIIEPILTVLGPQPLWYDQLGYVQPRTGNRSRNNAPRNTYRTSDGQWVAVSTSAQSVAERVMRLVGRAELIDEPWFASGATRAEHSDELDEAVGHWIARHSREEALSAFEKAEAAIAPIHDVRDVMEDPQYRALDSVTEVDDPELGPLRMQNVLFRLSRTPGAIRWAGRPHGADTEEILTELGLSGPEISALRAERVL; encoded by the coding sequence GTGAGCGCCCCCGCGGCGCCGCCGCTGACCGGACTGCGGGTCGTCGATCTCGCCACGCTCTTCGCGGGGCCGCTCTGCGCGACGATGCTGGGCGACTTCGGCGCCGAGGTGATCAAGGTCGAGCATCCGACGCGCCCCGACCCCTCCCGGGGACACGGGCCCGCCAAGGACGGCATCGGTCTGTGGTGGAAGCTCCTCGGCCGCAACAAGCGCAATCTGACGCTCGACCTGTCCGCTCCGGAGGGCCGCGATCTGCTGCTGCGGCTCGCGGCGGACACCGATGTGATCATCGAGAACTTCCGGCCGGGCACGCTGGAGCGGTGGGGGCTGGGGCCCGATGAGCTGCACGCGGTCAACCCCCGGCTCGTGCTGGTGCGCGTCACGGGCTTCGGCCAGTTCGGCCCGTACTCCCACCGGCCGGGCTTCGGGACGCTCGCCGAGGCGATGAGCGGCTTCGCGGCGATCACCGGGGAGCCGGACGGGCCGCCGACCCTGCCGCCGTTCGGGCTGGCCGACTCCATCGCCGCGCTCGCCACGGCGTACGCGGTGATGGCGGCGCTGGCCGGCCGGGACCGCACCGGGGAGGGTCAGGTCGTCGACATGGCGATCATCGAGCCGATCCTGACCGTGCTCGGCCCGCAGCCGCTCTGGTACGACCAGTTGGGTTACGTACAGCCGCGCACCGGGAACCGGTCGCGCAACAACGCCCCGCGCAACACCTACCGCACCTCGGACGGGCAGTGGGTGGCGGTCTCCACCTCCGCGCAGTCCGTCGCGGAGCGGGTGATGCGGCTGGTCGGGCGGGCGGAGCTGATCGACGAGCCGTGGTTCGCCTCCGGCGCCACCCGCGCCGAGCACAGCGACGAGCTCGATGAGGCCGTCGGCCACTGGATCGCGCGGCACTCCCGGGAGGAGGCGCTGTCCGCGTTCGAGAAGGCGGAGGCCGCGATCGCGCCCATCCATGACGTCCGGGACGTGATGGAGGACCCGCAGTACCGCGCGCTGGACTCGGTCACCGAGGTCGACGATCCGGAGCTGGGCCCGCTGCGGATGCAGAACGTCCTCTTCCGCCTCTCCCGGACCCCGGGGGCGATCCGCTGGGCGGGCCGCCCGCACGGGGCCGACACCGAGGAGATCCTCACCGAGCTGGGGCTGAGCGGGCCCGAGATCTCGGCGCTGCGGGCGGAGCGGGTGCTGTGA
- a CDS encoding CoA ester lyase, with translation MNAAAPLTLLYVPGDRPDVVRKAAASGADVVIVDLEDAVAPDRKEYARSATAELLADPPSATAPPVHVRVNDEADVLALAGLPGLGGLRLPKITHAASVHHIAALAPGVALCPLLESALGIEHAYSVASAHPQVRAIALGEADLRADLGVREDAGLDWSRSRVVVAARAAGLAPPTQSVFADVRDLDGLWSSCAHGRALGFLGRAAIHPRQLPVIERAFRPTPQEVEAAWEIVEAAREQAGAQALPDGRFVDAAVVAQARRTLALAQRKR, from the coding sequence GTGAACGCGGCGGCCCCCCTCACCCTGCTGTATGTGCCAGGCGACCGGCCGGACGTGGTCCGCAAGGCCGCCGCCTCGGGGGCGGACGTGGTGATCGTCGACCTGGAGGACGCGGTCGCCCCCGACCGCAAGGAGTACGCCCGTTCGGCGACGGCGGAGCTGCTGGCCGACCCGCCGTCCGCCACGGCGCCGCCGGTGCATGTCCGGGTCAACGACGAGGCGGACGTCCTGGCCCTGGCCGGGCTGCCGGGGCTCGGCGGGCTGCGGCTGCCGAAGATCACCCACGCCGCGTCCGTGCACCACATCGCGGCGCTGGCCCCCGGGGTCGCCCTCTGCCCGCTGCTGGAGTCGGCCCTCGGTATCGAGCACGCGTACTCGGTGGCCTCCGCACACCCCCAGGTCCGCGCCATCGCCCTGGGCGAGGCGGACCTCCGCGCCGATCTGGGCGTACGGGAGGACGCGGGGCTCGACTGGTCGCGCAGCCGGGTGGTGGTCGCGGCCCGCGCGGCCGGTCTGGCGCCGCCCACGCAGTCGGTGTTCGCGGACGTCCGGGACCTGGACGGCCTCTGGTCCTCCTGCGCCCACGGCCGGGCGCTGGGCTTCCTGGGCCGGGCGGCGATCCACCCCCGCCAGCTCCCGGTGATCGAACGCGCCTTCCGCCCGACGCCGCAGGAGGTCGAGGCTGCCTGGGAGATCGTCGAAGCGGCCCGCGAGCAGGCGGGAGCGCAGGCCCTCCCGGACGGCCGCTTCGTCGACGCGGCGGTGGTCGCGCAAGCGCGGCGGACGCTGGCGCTGGCCCAACGAAAGCGGTGA
- the lgt gene encoding prolipoprotein diacylglyceryl transferase codes for MNLAYIPSPSTGVIDLGPIPLRGYAFCIIIGVFVAVWFGNKRWVARGGTAGTVADIAVWAVPFGLVGGRLYHVITDYQLYFKDGEDWVDAFKIWQGGLGIWGAIALGAVGAWIGCRRRGIPLPAWADALAPGIALAQACGRWGNWFNQELYGKATDVPWALKISEGPNRVAGTYHPTFLYESLWCVGVALLVVWADRRFKLGHGRAFALYVAAYCAGRAWIEYMRVDEAHHILGLRLNVWTALIVFVLAVAYIVISAKVRPGREEIVEPQAPEASDEPEGDEADASDEAEAPEADADADADAPKADGTAEAAKG; via the coding sequence ATGAACCTTGCCTACATTCCCAGCCCGTCGACCGGCGTGATCGATCTCGGACCGATCCCGCTCCGCGGCTACGCGTTCTGCATCATCATCGGTGTCTTCGTCGCCGTCTGGTTCGGCAACAAGCGCTGGGTCGCCCGAGGAGGCACCGCCGGCACTGTTGCCGACATCGCCGTCTGGGCCGTGCCCTTCGGGCTTGTCGGCGGCCGGCTCTACCACGTCATCACCGACTACCAGCTGTACTTCAAGGACGGTGAGGACTGGGTCGACGCCTTCAAGATCTGGCAGGGCGGCCTCGGTATCTGGGGAGCGATCGCGCTGGGCGCGGTCGGTGCCTGGATCGGCTGCCGCCGTCGCGGGATTCCGCTGCCCGCCTGGGCCGACGCGCTCGCCCCCGGCATCGCCCTCGCCCAGGCGTGCGGCCGCTGGGGCAACTGGTTCAACCAGGAGCTGTACGGCAAGGCGACCGACGTCCCGTGGGCGCTGAAGATCAGCGAGGGCCCGAACCGGGTGGCCGGCACTTATCACCCGACCTTCCTGTACGAGTCGCTGTGGTGCGTCGGTGTGGCGCTCCTGGTGGTCTGGGCCGACCGCCGCTTCAAGCTCGGGCACGGGCGGGCGTTCGCGCTGTACGTCGCGGCGTACTGCGCGGGGCGCGCGTGGATCGAGTACATGCGTGTCGATGAGGCCCACCACATCCTGGGCCTGCGGCTGAACGTGTGGACCGCGCTGATCGTGTTCGTGCTGGCGGTGGCGTACATCGTGATCTCGGCGAAGGTACGGCCGGGGCGCGAGGAGATCGTCGAGCCGCAGGCGCCGGAGGCATCGGACGAGCCCGAGGGCGACGAGGCGGATGCCTCCGACGAGGCCGAGGCCCCGGAGGCGGATGCGGATGCGGATGCGGATGCGCCGAAGGCGGACGGTACGGCTGAGGCGGCCAAGGGCTGA